A section of the Polynucleobacter sp. AP-Jannik-300A-C4 genome encodes:
- a CDS encoding FimV/HubP family polar landmark protein encodes MLKLFFAGIISLALSTGAFAISLGKANLVSSPGETLRIEVPIELAADEQNLLSTLSASIPPSSEYERLGISSKILDFNAQVMVYRSKDERLMVLVETVKPVPITDDIFVDLLLTLNWSSGSITRIFTFVNGSIPKFLVEPGQTLSSIASQMDSDRPEFTLDQKMMALYQANPDAFAGGNINRLLAGSELLIPKPETVQAINSKEAQKFVESAAQQWSEKKTNSASVEVSADEAVNPANRLKIGSSGDADADTKRITEEIVAQEKILEQTNARVVELEKNIADLKKLLDQSQGISEVVELKKSGFNVKASVLGLIALVLLTALLIWFFMSQSRKNSLPSPQARDYPYESEQTESMPPIHHKTEHTPHEHHHEGMSDKAKALFGSINLDLPVAKPTTSDLTPDELRVRLNLARAYITIEDFSAAKKSLEEIVRIGASIDPEIVVEAKGMLVEISNSSS; translated from the coding sequence ATGCTCAAACTTTTCTTTGCGGGAATTATTAGCTTAGCGCTTTCTACTGGTGCTTTTGCTATTTCATTGGGTAAAGCAAATTTAGTATCCAGTCCCGGTGAAACTCTTCGTATTGAGGTGCCAATCGAGTTAGCTGCCGACGAGCAAAATCTTTTATCGACTCTATCAGCCTCCATACCGCCCTCAAGTGAGTATGAGCGACTTGGTATTTCATCCAAAATTTTAGACTTTAATGCTCAAGTTATGGTCTATAGATCAAAAGATGAGCGATTGATGGTGCTAGTTGAGACAGTAAAACCTGTGCCCATTACAGATGACATCTTTGTTGATTTGTTGCTGACCTTAAATTGGTCTTCAGGATCGATTACTAGAATATTTACTTTTGTAAATGGAAGTATTCCTAAGTTCCTTGTGGAGCCTGGACAAACACTGTCTTCAATTGCTTCGCAGATGGATTCGGATCGTCCGGAATTTACGCTTGATCAAAAAATGATGGCTTTATATCAAGCCAATCCCGATGCTTTTGCTGGCGGAAATATTAATCGTTTGTTGGCAGGCTCCGAGCTCTTGATCCCTAAACCTGAGACAGTACAGGCAATTAATTCGAAGGAGGCTCAAAAGTTTGTTGAGTCTGCTGCCCAACAATGGTCTGAGAAAAAGACTAATTCAGCCAGTGTTGAAGTGAGTGCTGATGAAGCGGTTAATCCCGCTAATCGCTTAAAGATTGGTTCTAGTGGTGATGCCGATGCTGACACCAAGCGGATTACAGAAGAAATAGTAGCCCAAGAAAAAATTCTGGAACAAACTAACGCCAGAGTGGTGGAGCTAGAGAAAAATATTGCTGACTTAAAAAAATTATTAGATCAATCTCAGGGCATCTCCGAAGTTGTTGAGCTTAAAAAAAGTGGGTTTAATGTCAAAGCATCTGTTCTGGGTTTGATTGCTCTTGTTTTACTTACCGCTCTCTTAATTTGGTTCTTTATGAGCCAGTCACGTAAAAATTCCCTGCCTAGTCCTCAAGCTCGTGACTACCCCTATGAGAGCGAGCAGACAGAATCCATGCCGCCAATTCATCATAAAACCGAACATACCCCTCATGAGCATCATCATGAGGGCATGTCTGATAAGGCTAAGGCACTGTTCGGAAGCATTAACCTAGATCTACCTGTTGCTAAGCCCACTACCTCAGATTTAACGCCAGATGAGCTGAGGGTACGTTTAAATCTTGCCCGCGCTTATATCACTATTGAGGATTTTTCTGCGGCCAAAAAATCTCTTGAAGAGATTGTTCGTATTGGCGCTTCAATCGACCCTGAGATTGTGGTTGAAGCTAAGGGTATGTTGGTCGAGATTTCAAATAGTAGTAGCTAA
- the asd gene encoding aspartate-semialdehyde dehydrogenase, producing the protein MANTKTPLVGLVGWRGMVGSVLMERMLAEKDFDLIEPVFFSTSQAGGEVPLLNGQKVTKSENVLLNANDIKALSRCDIILTCQGGDYTNEIFPQLRAAGWQGHWIDAASALRMKDDAVLILDPVNRPVIDKALAAGGKNWIGSNCTVSLMMMAMGGLVKADMVEWISAMTYQAASGAGAQNMRELLLQMGALRDSVATELADPSSWILDIDRKVTDTLRSPDFPKKNFRNTPLAGSLIPWIDVPVENGQTKEEWKGGAEFNKILGRPPFRSPGSIPIDGLCVRVGAMRCHSQGLTVKLKKDIPLKEIETILANDNQWVKVIPNDRETTERELSPAAISGTLTVPIGRLHKMAMGPEYLGAFTVGDQLLWGAAEPLRRMLRILLADNA; encoded by the coding sequence ATGGCAAATACAAAAACACCATTAGTAGGCTTAGTAGGCTGGCGCGGTATGGTCGGTAGCGTCCTTATGGAGAGGATGCTGGCTGAAAAAGATTTTGATCTGATTGAACCTGTATTTTTCAGTACTAGTCAGGCAGGCGGTGAAGTGCCGCTCTTGAATGGTCAGAAGGTGACCAAGAGCGAGAATGTGTTGCTCAACGCAAATGACATCAAAGCGCTTTCCCGTTGTGACATCATTTTGACCTGCCAGGGCGGTGACTACACCAATGAGATTTTTCCTCAACTACGCGCTGCCGGTTGGCAAGGTCACTGGATTGATGCAGCTAGCGCATTGCGCATGAAAGATGATGCAGTCTTAATTTTAGATCCTGTGAATCGACCTGTAATTGATAAAGCATTAGCTGCAGGCGGAAAAAATTGGATTGGTAGCAACTGCACAGTTAGCTTAATGATGATGGCGATGGGTGGCTTGGTGAAGGCCGATATGGTTGAGTGGATTAGCGCTATGACATATCAGGCGGCCTCTGGAGCTGGCGCTCAAAACATGCGTGAGTTGTTGTTGCAAATGGGTGCATTACGTGACAGCGTGGCAACTGAATTAGCCGATCCGTCTTCATGGATCTTAGATATTGATCGAAAAGTTACCGATACTTTACGTTCCCCAGATTTCCCGAAGAAAAACTTTCGTAATACCCCTTTAGCTGGTAGCTTGATACCCTGGATTGATGTCCCGGTAGAGAATGGCCAAACTAAAGAAGAGTGGAAGGGCGGCGCTGAGTTTAATAAGATCCTAGGCCGACCTCCATTTAGATCTCCTGGAAGTATTCCAATTGACGGTTTATGTGTTCGCGTTGGCGCTATGCGTTGCCACTCCCAAGGCTTGACTGTCAAACTGAAAAAAGATATTCCCTTAAAGGAAATCGAAACAATCTTAGCTAACGATAATCAATGGGTTAAGGTAATTCCAAACGACCGCGAGACTACTGAGCGTGAATTATCTCCAGCAGCAATTAGCGGTACTTTGACGGTCCCTATTGGCCGTTTGCATAAGATGGCGATGGGCCCAGAGTATCTTGGTGCATTTACAGTCGGCGATCAACTCTTGTGGGGCGCTGCTGAGCCTTTACGTCGGATGTTAAGAATTTTATTGGCTGACAATGCTTAA
- the leuB gene encoding 3-isopropylmalate dehydrogenase, whose amino-acid sequence MKIAVLPGDGIGPEIVAEAVKVLNALGPKFDLETAPVGGAAYDLAGHPLPPATLELAKKADAILFGAVGDWKYDTLARKLRPEQAILGLRKHLELFANFRPAICYKELTAASSLKPEIVSGLDILIIRELNGDIYFGQPRGIRASELPLFKGAREGYDMMHYSEPEVERIGRVAFEAARKRGKKVCSVDKANVLETSQLWRDVMIRVGKEYPDVELSHMYVDNAAMQLVKAPKAFDVVVTGNLFGDILSDEASMLTGSIGMLPSASLDKNNKGLYEPSHGSAPDIAGKGIANPLATILSAAMMLRYSLGMPSEADRIEAAVQKVLSLGLRTADIFTEGTKKVSTVEMGDAVVAALS is encoded by the coding sequence ATGAAAATTGCAGTCCTACCGGGCGATGGTATCGGCCCGGAAATTGTTGCTGAAGCCGTTAAGGTTTTAAACGCGCTTGGTCCTAAATTCGACCTTGAGACAGCCCCCGTTGGCGGCGCCGCTTATGATCTAGCCGGTCATCCACTCCCTCCAGCTACCTTAGAGCTTGCTAAAAAAGCAGACGCTATTTTGTTCGGTGCTGTTGGTGACTGGAAATACGACACATTGGCTCGTAAACTACGTCCCGAGCAAGCCATTTTAGGATTGCGCAAGCATTTGGAATTATTTGCCAATTTCAGGCCAGCAATTTGTTACAAGGAGCTAACAGCTGCCTCCAGTCTTAAGCCTGAAATTGTGAGTGGCCTCGATATCTTGATTATTCGCGAGCTTAATGGCGATATCTACTTTGGTCAGCCTCGCGGCATTCGTGCATCTGAGCTTCCTTTATTTAAGGGTGCACGTGAAGGTTACGACATGATGCATTACAGCGAGCCAGAAGTGGAGCGTATTGGTCGAGTTGCTTTTGAGGCTGCACGTAAACGCGGTAAAAAAGTATGTAGCGTTGATAAGGCGAATGTTCTTGAGACATCGCAACTTTGGCGTGATGTCATGATTCGTGTTGGCAAAGAATATCCAGACGTTGAGTTATCACATATGTATGTTGATAACGCAGCAATGCAGTTGGTCAAGGCCCCCAAAGCGTTTGACGTAGTCGTTACGGGCAACTTGTTTGGCGATATTCTCTCTGACGAAGCTTCGATGTTGACCGGCTCGATTGGGATGTTGCCATCAGCTTCATTAGATAAAAATAATAAAGGCCTGTATGAGCCAAGCCATGGATCAGCGCCAGATATCGCTGGCAAGGGCATTGCTAATCCATTAGCAACAATTCTGTCTGCTGCGATGATGTTGCGCTACTCCCTGGGTATGCCATCTGAAGCTGATCGTATCGAAGCGGCAGTGCAAAAGGTCTTATCACTGGGATTGCGAACTGCTGACATTTTTACAGAAGGTACAAAAAAGGTATCTACAGTGGAAATGGGTGATGCGGTTGTAGCCGCTCTTTCATAA